Part of the Paroedura picta isolate Pp20150507F chromosome 3, Ppicta_v3.0, whole genome shotgun sequence genome is shown below.
TTCTATTGTTGGGCAGTGCTTAGGCCATCTGGTGGTCTTAGTCCAGCCCTGCTAGACAACATGGGACCACCAGGGCGATCTAGTCCAATGTCCTGCCAACACAGGAAGTATATCTATAATAGCCTCAACAAATAGGTATCAAAGTGAACATCTGAGTATTGTTTGATGAGTATTCACTACTAGCACCTTTTACAGAGGTTCTAAGAATTTGCAGGTGATGGATTAGTAAAATGGCTAGTAATTGCTATAGTTAGGCAGAGGGGATTAGCAAATTCCAAACTATGGAGAAAGGAATCTGAACTGTGACCAGTACCTATCACCCTATTTCCATAGCTGCTTTGGGCAACCTTTTAAGATTGCTTAAAGTCAACCTTAACTATCTCCTCCCCATTTCCCTAGGCCTGTAGAAGAATGCTGTATTGGTAGGGCAGATTTCCCTCACTTGTGTGTGCTTATTGTTTTTCATTCTGCCGGTAtgttgctccctctagtggtttaTTTGATATTACCGTTCTTTCTGTCCAGCATGTgtctctgcagatttaaactggaGGCTTATGCAAAGTCATGCAACAttaaattgaccactagagggagccgaACAGAACAAACAAGCAACAGGTACACACAAGCAAGGAAGAtaagaatgtggaaaagccccaGGAGAATAACACCTGTTAGCAAGCAGACCTCTCCTCATATtgggggtgggtaggtagttTATAGGCAGCATACACAGAAACACCTCTCGTTAACTATTCATTTGCAGCACATTGCCTGACTGGAATGAATGCTGGAATAGATGTTAGTTGCTAAAGCACTATTTACTACCAAGCAGGAACCGAAAACATGGACGCCAGCCCAATGTCAATCTCCAAGACATACCTGGACATTTAGATTAGGTTTTGCGAAATCCTAGAAGCTGACTCATTGGTGGCTTTTTCTCCTCACCCAAAGCAGGGTGCATATCTTTGGGACAATAGGCTCTCCAAGGAACTGGTACTAATCTCATCAGCTACtcaatttctccttcccttcacaCCCACGGAACTCATTAAATAAAACCTTTGCAGTTTCCTATTTGGCAATCAAGGGTCATCAAGAATCATTAACAGCTTTAGTTCTACTTCAGTAGAATAATCACAATTATTGTCCAACTTCCTGGGCACCCATTGAAGTATCATCGAGATTATGGTCTGCACTCCAGAGAAACCCATCAAAtgctttttagaatcatagaatcatagaatcatagaaccatagagttggaaggggccatacaggccatctagtccaaccccctgccctacgcaggattagccctaagcatcctaaagcatcctaaaggttcTTTGTCACCCAAGGGAAATTCCATCAACATTTTTTAGGGGCTAGCACATCAGCCATCACCTTAGGTTACATTTTTCTTATAAAAATAGAGCACCCTGTGTGTATGCCAAAGGGCTGCCCATTTCACTGAATCCCTGGACTTGTGTCTTCACGTCGTGATGGTAACTATTATCTCCTTTCCCCAAAGCTATTCCCATTCAATCCTTGATTCCGCAGATAAATCTTGTGTGTATGCTTTACATgcttttgtgtgtatatatttgtatCCTTTTACATTATCCTTTATTTAAAACAACTTTCCAGTTTACTCCGGACTGGTTTATTCAGAGTTTCTTAAGAAAATCCTCTGGTACACATAGGTAGGAATCCCCTTGTTAACCTCTCTTGCTAAGCTAATTCCCCCAACTTAATTAAAATacctccaatttgggtaacataacTGGCAAATTATACTGCAAGTTAAGTAGGCGCAAGCCAAGCTGAAGCACAAACCTGGCACAGGAGAGCCTTGTATCTGGTTATTCCTATAGGACAGCTACAGTACATACACAGCTGGCAATGTTTATGACCTAAATAAGCAGTGAAAAGGAGATGGGAAGGAAATAAGTCTTATATAAGGCGCTACATGCatgtctgctaatttttttaaggagCTATGGCATTGCAATCCTAAGGAGAGTCGTGTCTTTCTGCAGCCATTAACTTCAGTAGACTTAGAAATGTATGACTCTGTTTGCGATATAAAATGTCTCCAAACGAAGGGCGAAACAGGAATCATGCCTTGTCAGAGAATAGGCGATATCCGAGCAACAGAAACAATTGGAGCTTTATAAtgttttttattgcattgtttctcCATCACTGTAACATTTTCTTAAACCCAAGACATAACCCACAAGGGAAATAAAGCCCAAATAAGGTGAAATTAAAAAGGACAAGATAGGTAAAATTCAAGGTGTTTTATTGTGTATGCTGGGTGCTTTCCTTAAAGgactttttcttttgcaaatgctGCCATCTCCAGTGCTCTATAAGAGAGAGGAATGGTATGCAGGCAAGGAAAGTGTTAACCTTTTGCTGCCTTTTTCTCATGGTCTGTTTCCCCCAGCGTGGGGGAGAACAGCTCAGGGCTGGCTTTTTCCCTGTGAGAAAAGAGATCCAGATGTTTCTCCTCCTTGACAAAGTTGAAGTCCTTCATTCTCCTCCTTTCAATTTCTACTCAGAAGCAGCAGGCTGAGCATCTTTGTTTGCTGAATCTCCTCCGGACCGCTTGCTTCACATCGGCGTTACGGAGGCTGTAGATGGCTGGATTGAGGGTGGGAATGACCACTGTGTAGAAGACGGATGCcatcttgtcagtctggggggcGTAGGTGCCATCCGGTCGCAGGTACATGAAAATGAGGGTGCCGTACAGTACCCCCACAGCTGTCAGGTGGGAGCCGCAGGTGGATACGGCTCTCTGAGACCCTGCCCGCCCCACCGTACAAAGGATGGTCCCATAGGATGCCATGATGGCCACCAGAGTGATGCTCTGGATTGCCCCACAGACCGCCAACACCAGGAGCTGGTTGAGGTCCGTGTTGGCGCAGGCCAAAGCTAGCACTGGAGGGATGTCGCAAAAAAAATGATCCAGAGTGCGGGCTCTACAGAAAGGCAGGCGGAAGGCCATGCCGGAGTGGATGGCTCCGGAGGCTGCCCCTGCTGCATAGGACACTGCCACTAGGAGGCGACAGAGACGCTGCGGCATGGCTGTTCCATAGTGGAGTGGGCGGCAGATGGCGGCGTAGCGGTCGTAAGCCATGgcagccaagaggcaacattcaGCATCGGAGGCAGCTGCGAAGAAGAACATCTGAAGGGCGCAAGCTGGGATGGGAGTGGTGTCTTGGCCTTTCAAGAGGCCCAAGAGCATCTTGGGGGCTACAGTGTTACAGGAACACAAGTCCATCAGGGCCAGATGGCTCAGGAAGTAGTACATGGGCACATGCAAGGACCGGTCAGCCCGGATCAAGATGGCCAAGCAGAGGTTCCCCACCAGACCGAGGAGGTAGACGGGCAGAAAGATGCTGAAGAGAAGGAGCTGAACGTCGCGTCGGGAAGTGAAGCCCAGGAGAATGAACTCTGTCACCCGGGTGCTGTTGTGAGGAGCCATTGGGTCTGTTAGAAGGAGAAACCAGGTGAGAATCCCACCTTCCCAACTACCGATATGAGACAAGTGAGCTGTCAAGAAATCGTTTGACTCTCCTTGTCCAAAATGTTCCTCAGCAAGGGTTCACCTTTCTGCTCCACCAAGGAGGAAGTGATAGCGGTCGCCATTTCaggaaacattttgtaccaaGCACCCAATCCCCCACCAAGGAAGGGAGCACTGTTTGTGAAGTCAAACAGAACTGGCtgccaggaaggaggagaagggtcATTCTGTCCTGCTTAACCTGGCCCTTGGTCCCTGGCCCCTGCTGTCTTCTCCACAGGGTTAATCTCTTTAAGTTTAAAGagcactcacacacaaacacaccatttTGAACTCTCCCTCTCACTAATTTTTGAGACTTCCCTTCCACCTTCAGCAAAAAATCATAAGATTGGTAGACTTATCTGTCTCTCCAAAAAATTGACACAGAGAAACGAAGCATTAGTGGATCTTGGAtgcaaaggaaggggagaaacaaCTAACATTCTGCTAAAATGGCTACCGGAgagtaaggtatcccctgtgcaagcaccgagtcatgtctgacccttgggatgacaccctccagcgttttcatggcagactcaatacagggtggtttgccagtgccttccccagtcattgccgtttaccccccagtagcaaactgggtactcattttactgacctcggaaggattgaaggctgagtcaaccttgtgccggctgctgggattgaactcccagcctcatgggcagagctttcagactgcaagtctgctgccttgccactctgggccacaagaggctcttcaagaatCCTTActtagtgttttaaaaaaaaaaacaccaagcaTGAAACTGACCAGTAAGACCAGCCATACGGCATGTGTGTGCGCATACACACATCAGTGCTCCAACATTATCTGCTTCCAAGATGGCATGCAAATCGTCTACTCCCTGATTCCAAAGacagatttggaggtgggggttAAGTGATGATTGTAGTCACAGGATCTGAATGAAAACTATACTGACTGCAATTCAGTGATAATCTGAAGTAAACCATGCATGCAGAAAAGGCCATAGTGCACTCTGAaggcaagtacagagagattgTACTGGATACGGTTAAATCTAgcgacaaggattcttgccccttgtGTGGAACACGTTCCACATTAGGGGTGTGTATGGCTGGCGCAGACGGGTGCTGAGCACCACTTGCCACGCCACTGCTGCTGCCCGTCTTCCGAAGGCGTCCCCACACTCCTGACCGATACAGGTGCGCTACCTGAGATGGAACAATGGACATCACGTCCGTTATAATTTCCTTTACAAGGAGTgcattatcatttccattacaaGGAGCTTTACAATGAGCAGACAGCTGGGCatccatgggccagtcacagttcttgcagagctgttctcacagagcagttcttctagagctctcccatccccaccaacctcacagggcgtctgctgttgggagaagaagggaaggcgattgtaagccgctttgagactcttctggatacgttttattgatttatgtaacactttctgcttggtgtagtggttaggagtgcggacttctaatctgacaagccaggttcgattctgtgctcccccacatggagccagctccatgaccttgggctcaccacagcactgataaagctgttctgactgagcagtaatatctgggctctctcagcctcgcctacatcacagggtatctgttgtggggtgaggaaagggaaagcaactgtaagccactttgagactccttcaggtagagaaaagcagcatataagaaccaactcttcatcatcttcagcagtatcagggctctctcagcctcccctccctcacagggtgtctgttgtggggagaggaaaaggaaggtgaatggaagccgctttgagactccttcgggtagagaaaagtggcatataagaaccatctcttctctctcagcctcccctccctcacaaggtgtctgttgtggggagaggaaaggaaaggtgattagaagccattttgagacttcttcaggtagaggaaagcggcatataagaaccaactcttcttcgtcttctattTTATATTCTGCatgctatgttttttttttttttaatgactggtCTTGGACCACAAGAGAATAAAttcctcttctttcttctactgaaaagccaggtataaaaaacctaactcttcttcttctaatataaagACATGTCATTCATCTCAGGTGACGCGGGATACTTAAGGTCCAGATTCACGTTAGTGTTTTCTATCTCCGGTTCTGCCAACAGACAGTTTCACCCCATCTTAGACTACAGAAAAGCTGCCCGTCTTCTCCAGATCATTCTATGGAGTGAGAGAGGAGATTTCTTGTCTGGCCACCTTATGGAAGACAGAGGTGAGCAGGCAGACAGAAAAAGACCTCTGTCCCATGACTTACCATGTCCACTTCCTACCTGAATGGGAAGAATGTGCACTTCTCTTTCACCAGTTTCCACCAGACTCGTTCCTTCAGATTGCTTGCTTTTATGCTTTGTCAAGCcatcagccctcctcctccttctcccccaggcGGTGATGATCTATGTCACAACTTCCTGATCAAGTCCCCCGCGGGGACAGCGATAGGCTTGTTCAGGTGGTTTTGGGACTTTATCCAGAAGGCCTGATTATCAAGCCCAGAAGGATGGTTTCTCGGTACCCAATTAGTGACACTGGTTTGGGAGGAGAGATGCTGGTCCTACAAGGGCTCTTCAGGGGGCTTTGGGTTTTAATTACCACTTGGAGAAAAACAGAGCAACACTAGAATTCAGTGGCATCTGTAAGGCTGACAGTTTTATccgaggtataagcttttgtgtgcgtacAGACTTCTACAAAAACAGATAAATGGAAGTTATcagtccatatatatatatagacaggATataagacccttggtccatcaaggtcagtatcttctactcagactggcagcagctctctagatttgtctcaggcagagggctttAACATCACCTGGtctatttaactggagatgctggagattgaacctgtgacattctgcatgcccagcagagactctgccactgagccagggtctcaggccaaggtctttcccatcccctcctgcctggcccttttaactggagatgccggggattgaacctgggaccttctgcctgccaagcagaggctctgccactgagccacggtctcaggtcaaggcctttcccatcccctcctgcctggtccttttaactggagatgccggggattgaacctggaccttctgcaggccaagcagaggctctgccactgacccagggtctcaggtcaaggcctttcccatcccctcctgcctggtccttttaactggagatgccggggattgaacctgggaccttctgcatgccaagcagaggctctgccactgagccagggtctcaggtcaaggcctttcccatcccctcctgcctggtccttttaactggagatgccggggattgaacctggaccttctgcaggccaagcagaggctctgccactgacccagggtctcaggtcaaggcctttcccatcccctcctgtctgatcctttcaactggagatgccaggattgaaccggggaccttttgcctgccaagcCCTAGCCCCTTCCTGGCAAGAAGGAATATAGTTTGGTGTGTCATTTGGCTAACTCCATATCTCCCAATGACATCTACCTTCACATGGGGGTTGAAATGCGGGCAGAGACAGAAGAGAACTCTGCAGGGCTCCATAGCATAAACACCATGGAGTCAAGTGGTACAACACCATCTTCTGAATCCCTGGTCACCTGGATGGGGGTAAGAAGCTATAGTCACCAAGGAACACATTGAGGGACTTCGTAAGTAAACAACAATATATGTTTATTCAGGAAAACAAAGTACAAAAGAGAGCGGAATGAGCATACAGTGAGAACCACAAATGTTAGCAATCCAACTTGCATAGACAGCCTTACGTAAAAACTGACTTTTTATAGTTTGAGATTTTGGTACTGTGTGGCTAatgaaattataattataataaaaaatactttatcctggatagctcaggctagcctgatcttgtcagatctcagaagctcagcagtggAAAGACAAAGGCACCAAAAGTGCAACAATCAAAACGTGTACCATGGCGAAGAGAGGCGAATGTAaattctcaaccaggctttttcaacctttctatcatggaggagcccctgaaatgtttcaggtttcaaggatccctggaagtgttgtcagctggtcacgccctctggaagtgacatcaccacccagcTGAACAGGCAGACCCAAGAAGGATGGGGGCGGGGACACAAGGTGATTTAAGGCAAAGGTAGGCATACAGGCTCTGCCCCATCCCATACAGGCTCCGCCCCATCCCAGGGACAGAAATCACAAGAGATCTCTCTTATGCCTGCGAGGGGGGTAGGGGAGGAATGGGCGTATGATTATTTTTACATGACGAACAAAGCAGGAGTCACAGATTAAGAACGAAATCTTCCCCACAGACATGTCCATCCTGCCATTGACTGAAGTGCCTGTTTAGTTTATCTTCTGCCCAAAAAGCCTCTTCAAGGCCTCCTTCATTTTGCTGTTCCTTAGAGTGTAGATGAAAGGGTTCAGCATGGGTGCGACCATCGTGTACATGATGGCGGCCAGAGTGTCCTTCTCCGCCGAAAAGCTGGACGAAGGCTGGAAGTAGACCCAGATGACAGTGCCGTAGAATAAGGCCACCACGGTCAAGTGGGACCCGCAAGTGGAGAAGGCCTTTTGCTTTCCCTTGGCAGAAGGAATCCTCAGGACCACCACCAGGATACGGACGTAGGAGAGGACAATGACCACCAGAGCGCTGTTGACCACCACGGCTCCTTCGGTGTGCACCACCAAAGCGTTCAAGCGTGTGTCGGAACAAGAGATCTTTAGCAGTGGGAAGACATCGCAAAAGAAGTGAGATACCTGCTTGGAAGCGCAAAAGGAGAGGCGTGACATCAAGAGGGTGTGCAGGAGAGCGTGGAGGTGAGAAACCAACCAGGAGCAAGATACTAGCAGCAGGCAGATCGGGTTGCTCATCAccgtggtgtagtgcagtggccGACAAATGGCCACGTAACGGTCCACCGCCATGGAGGCCAAGAGGAAGCTGTCCGTGATGCCAAAGGCGATAAAAAAGTACATCTGAGCCAAACATCCACTGTAGGAGATCCTTCTCACTCCAGAAAGCATGTTGGCCAACAGCTTGGGCACGGTGGCCGTTGTGAAGCAAACGTCCACCAGGGAGAGGTTAGTGAGGAAGAAGTACATTGGGATGTGAAGGAGATGACCATCCATCCTTATGGCCAAGACGATCGTGAGGTTCCCCAGCACTATGACAACATACATGACCAAAAAGATGGGGAATAGGAGTCTGTTCCAGTCCTGCTGCCGTGAGATGCTGAGGAGGATGAATTCAGAGACCATGGTCTGGTTTTCTTTCTCCATTGTCGGAAAAGGTCTATGTAGAGACAGAAGGAAATGGCTTTTTTTACATAGGCACCAGCGTTTTTAATGAAGTAAATCAAAATAAAGTAGCTAATAAAACTTACTTCCCTTGAATTTTGGGATCTCACTGATTTATATATAAACTAGGggacaagcccattgcattctggaatacaacaggtgctaggttgggggtgggggtggtggaagcactctgtggatggcctcttcttccccccaggacctggaacggctgcaggctgcaggcccctgggaagggaactcaccagcaggggcagtgatctgcagcctccgagcctcagagagaagtggaaggaggagggggtggtcaggggtgggggatggactgcgattggctggccactggacagacaggcaagccggttggaggaggaggcatggtgggacagccggcctgagtgggtattaagctctgagtggcacttaagccatgagaccatgctcctcctccagggccttaccagaaatatattatttggaacagatataattaataaatataataaactaaagaaataaaaataaaagcaggcCAGATAATTCCTTGCTGATACCATATTCTAATTCCAAACCAACGGAGGGCTTTCTGTCTGGCCAGATGCAATCCCCCACCCAAAAAGTGTTTCTTTCAGATTGGTATTGCCCATGCAAAACAAGCAATATCAAAACTCTCCCGCAAGTCCTTTTTTTTGTTGTCCTTTATATACAAGCATTCATATAAAATATCTGAACCCCAGTTTGAGAAATAATTGTGAAAGCTGTGCCTTGGGTGAAAATAAATTTCCATTTTTCATCCTCAAAGCAGAGTTTTCTTTTAGGTTCTCTGCTTTAACTTTAACTTCTAAACTTTCCTACCAGAATCTGAGCAGGACATACAATTCTAAGCCACAAAACCAACCTCAATGCTTAAACCtcccccctagaatcatagaatcatagagttggaagggacctccagggatatctagtccaacctcccacacaatgcaggactaactgcccacccatagtgaccccaatttcatgcccaagtgatccactacaaagatctccagaatccagcctggcctggaggaaatttacctctcATCCctcagtggcgatcagcaattcactgggtaggcaaggaagggccacaagagacaaacactgacacatcccttccagtttggcgccagcttggtgtagtggttaggagtgcggacttctaatctggcatgccgggttcgattctgcactccctcacatacaaccagctgggtgactttgggctcaccactgcactgataaaactgttctgaccgagcagtgatatcagggctctctcagcctcacccaccccacaaggtgtctgttgtggggagaggaaagggaaggcgaatgttagctggtagagaaaagcggcatataaaaaccaactcttcttcttcttcttcttcttcttcttcttcttcttcctcctcctgcccatccactcataATCtttctaagttcacagaatcagcatttctgccagagggctctccagcttctgcttaaaatcttccaaagaaggagaacccaccacctcccgaggaagcctgttccactgaggaaccgctctttcAGGAACTTGTTACTCTTCCATTGTCCCCTAACTGCCCGAGTGCTTTTTGTTTCTAATACTGAGAACACAACCCTTATCAAAAAAGTCCCAAGGCTCACCGTTTACACTTGTCGAAGATTCATTTCTAACCAGTTCCTACCCAGTAGGGTAGGTGAGGTCTTTGAAGAGGATGCTGTTTTGTCGAGCAGAACGTCTTAGAAGGAAAAGCATGGGAAGAGCATTGGAGATGCATTGATTCAGTGTCCAGCAGACTCAATGCAACAGGCAGGGCGCTAGCTAGTGAGATTGGAGTGTCAATCTAGATCCTGCTGTGGCTCTTTAGAGTCCTTGCCAGGAACTGCCCCAAGGACTAGTTAGTGAAAGAATCTCTTGCGGGACCTTCACTTCTGTGCAGCAAGAAAATTAGATATGGTCCCTGAGGCTGGCCTTCAAGCTCCAGATCTGCCACATGTTAGAAACGAATAACACAGCACATGTAATTTGAGCATTGTTCcatgttctccccccccttcccaactgCATCTTCAAAATTATCGAgtagtagtcatagaatcatagaatcatagagttggaaggggccacacaggccatctagtccaaccccctgctcaacgcaggatcagcccagggcatcctaaagcatccaagaaaagtgtgcatccaacctttgcttgaagactgccagtgagggggagctcaccacctccttaggcagcctattccactgctgaactactctgactgtgaaaatgtttttcctgatatctagcctatatcgttgtacttgtagtttaaacccattactgcgtgtcctctcctctgccacttttgaataaatatataacgaagaaacaaataaataattttatttatatgccaccccacCCTTGTCGGCTTGGGGCGgacaacaaaatttaaaacaatacaaaagagGTAATAAAACCAGACAGTTATAACATAACCAATCCTTCATAGCTCCAATTCCTGTTGTTCATAACCTATGGGCCTCAATTGGGGTTTGGAGAGGTTCATCAGTAGATGTTTCCAGGTGGTATTTCCATTGGAGAGGTGTGCATTTTCTGATGTTTttatctggcctcaaccttagGCCTGGCTGAACAGATCGGAATCTAGGCTGGAACATTGAGCACTATTAGAACATGCACAATGTCCCACATGAAGTAACTAGAGTTTGCCTTATCAATTCTgccttccagcttggtgtggtggttaagtggcttctgat
Proteins encoded:
- the LOC143831426 gene encoding olfactory receptor 5C1-like, translated to MAPHNSTRVTEFILLGFTSRRDVQLLLFSIFLPVYLLGLVGNLCLAILIRADRSLHVPMYYFLSHLALMDLCSCNTVAPKMLLGLLKGQDTTPIPACALQMFFFAAASDAECCLLAAMAYDRYAAICRPLHYGTAMPQRLCRLLVAVSYAAGAASGAIHSGMAFRLPFCRARTLDHFFCDIPPVLALACANTDLNQLLVLAVCGAIQSITLVAIMASYGTILCTVGRAGSQRAVSTCGSHLTAVGVLYGTLIFMYLRPDGTYAPQTDKMASVFYTVVIPTLNPAIYSLRNADVKQAVRRRFSKQRCSACCF
- the LOC143831427 gene encoding olfactory receptor 1f45-like, with amino-acid sequence MEKENQTMVSEFILLSISRQQDWNRLLFPIFLVMYVVIVLGNLTIVLAIRMDGHLLHIPMYFFLTNLSLVDVCFTTATVPKLLANMLSGVRRISYSGCLAQMYFFIAFGITDSFLLASMAVDRYVAICRPLHYTTVMSNPICLLLVSCSWLVSHLHALLHTLLMSRLSFCASKQVSHFFCDVFPLLKISCSDTRLNALVVHTEGAVVVNSALVVIVLSYVRILVVVLRIPSAKGKQKAFSTCGSHLTVVALFYGTVIWVYFQPSSSFSAEKDTLAAIMYTMVAPMLNPFIYTLRNSKMKEALKRLFGQKIN